A genomic segment from Gracilinanus agilis isolate LMUSP501 chromosome 1, AgileGrace, whole genome shotgun sequence encodes:
- the BICDL2 gene encoding BICD family-like cargo adapter 2, with amino-acid sequence MNSPSSPQFPSGMLSGGTSPSGDDGFFPFVLERQDSFLGGPGPGEEKPEDEPEDLAVLLQRKEKDLLLAAELGKMLLERNEELSRSLEVLKAQHAEREERLQQQNHELRQGLVARGAEWEARAGELEVDVAALRAELGEQRSEQQNSGRQRAQALGELSEQNLRLSEQLAQASQTEQELQKELSTLRGEFQSQLLVETEMRARLESLQGENQMLQSRRQDLEGQIKSLQEEAVQGQSRVQALHEELLLLRRERREHSLELERAHSEAREALVSLRCLQHRVSELEEESRLQDSEVSGASLQSEIAHSLDEEGDSQLPGEPQESHNPNLQNSPEPQSPPESQSPPEDSLEPPKKRAPMSPREMLEEKEVEMDRLQNELSLQGEELQSLREELQRQKELREEKDPESALNRAFSDRDEAVNKSMALSLELTRVSLERDSLSRELLRTIRQKVALSQELEAWQDDMQVVIGQQLRSQRQKELNSQAATPHHGATRFSLGRGTGAGSFFTNLFRRT; translated from the exons ATGAATTCCCCCAGTAGTCCCCAGTTCCCTTCGGGGATGCTCTCAGGAGGCACCTCCCCAAGCGGAGATGATGGCTTTTTCCCCTTTGTTCTGGAGAGGCAAGATTCCTTCCTGGGAGGGCCAGGGCCTggggaagagaagccagaggatGAACCTGAGGACCTGGCTGTACTGCTTCAGCGAAAGGAGAAGGATTTACTACTAGCGGCTGAGCTGGGCAAGATGCTTTTAGAACGGAATGAGGAGCTGAGCCGAAGCCTAGAAGTTCTCAAGGCCCAACATGCTGAACGGGAGGAA CGGCTGCAGCAGCAGAACCATGAGCTTCGGCAGGGGCTGGTTGCCCGTGGAGCTGAGTGGGAGGCTCGGGCTGGGGAGCTGGAAGTCGATGTAGCTGCCCTTCGAGCTGAACTAGGGGAGCAGCGTTCTGAGCAGCAGAACAGTGGGCGACAACGAGCTCAAGCACTTGGAGAACTCAGCGAGCAGAACCTCAGGCTCAGTGAGCAGCTTGCACAG GCCTCCCAGACAGAGCAAGAACTGCAAAAAGAACTGAGCACCCTTCGAGGAGAATTCCAGTCCCAGCTGCTGGTGGAGACTGAAATGAGGGCCAGACTAGAAAGCCTTCAGGGAGAG AACCAGATGCTACAGAGTCGGAGGCAGGACCTAGAAGGGCAGATCAAGAGCCTGCAGGAGGAGGCGGTTCAGGGTCAGAGCAGAGTACAAGCCCTGCATGAAGAGTTGTTGCTGCTCAGAAGGGAGAGACGGGAACACAGTCTAGAG CTAGAACGGGCCCACTCAGAGGCCAGGGAAGCACTAGTATCCCTCAGATGTCTCCAGCACCGAGTCTCTGAGCTTGAAGAGGAATCCCGGCTCCAAGATTCAGAAGTCTCTGGGGCCTCCCTGCAATCAGAGATTGCCCACAGCCTAGATGAAGAAGGAGACTCTCAACTTCCAGGGGAACCCCAG GAGAGCCACAACCCCAATCTCCAGAACTCACCAGAACCCCAATCTCCACCAGAATCCCAATCTCCTCCAGAAGACAGCTTGGAGCCCCCTAAGAAGCGGGCCCCCATGAGTCCTAGAGAAATGCTGGAAGAGAAGGAGGTGGAAATGGACCGGCTACAAAATGAG ttaTCTTTGCAGGGGGAAGAGTTGCAGTCTCTCCGGGAAGAACTCCAGAGACAAAAGGAACTAAGGGAAGAGAAAGACCCTGAGTCTGCACTGAATAGGGCATTCTCTGATCGTGATGAAGCTGTGAACAA GTCTATGGCCCTCTCTCTGGAACTGACCCGGGTCTCCCTGGAACGGGATTCTCTTTCTCGGGAATTACTCAGAACCATCCGACAGAAGGTAGCATTATCTCAGGAATTAGAAGCCTGGCAG GATGATATGCAGGTAGTAATTGGACAGCAGCTTCGTTCTCAGCGACAAAAGGAGCTTAATTCCCAGGCGGCAACCCCCCACCATGGTGCCACAAGATTCTCCTTGGGAAGAGGGACAGGGGCTGGTAGCTTCTTCACCAACCTTTTCAGAAGGACCTGA
- the THOC6 gene encoding THO complex subunit 6 homolog isoform X1, with protein MTPVSAPPQMEVQRALERLHMTIFSQSVSPCGKFLAAGNNYGQIAIFSLSAALSSEAKEESKKPLVTFVAHDGPVYSLVSTDRHLLSAGDGEVKAWLWGEIIKKGCKEVWSRHPPYRLTPFALPNRSSLEVPEINALLLNPKENSLLLAGGDCQLHTMDLETGSFTRALRGHTDYIHCLALRERSPEVLSGGEDGTVRLWDLRTGEEVQTIEVYRHEECARPQNGKWIGCLATDSDWMVCGGGPALTLWHLRSATPTTVFPLRAPQKHVTFYQDLILSAGQGPCVNQWQLSGELKAQVPGSSPSLLSLSLNQQPAAPECKVLTAAGNSCRVDVFTNLGYRAFSLSFS; from the exons ATGACACCAGTGTCTGCTCCTCCCCAGATGGAGGTACAGAGGGCTTTGGAGCGGCTGCACATGACAATTTTCTCCCAGAGTGTTTCCCCCTGTGGCAAGTTCTTAGCAGCAGGGAACAACTACGGGCAGATTGCCATCTTCAG TTTATCAGCTGCTTTGAGCTCAGAGGccaaagaggaaagtaagaagcCATTGGTGACCTTTGTAG CCCATGATGGACCAGTGTACAGCCTGGTCTCAACAGACCGACATTTGCTCAGTGCAGGGGATGGTGAAGTGAAAGCCTGGCTTTGGGGAGAGATCATAAAGAAG GGCTGTAAGGAAGTATGGAGCCGACACCCCCCATACAG GCTGACCCCATTTGCCCTTCCAAACAGGAGCAGCCTAGAAGTTCCTGAAATCAATGCTTTGCTGCTTAACCCTAAG GAGAATTCCCTCCTCTTGGCAGGAGGTGACTGCCAACTTCATACTATGGATCTGGAGACCGGGTCATTCACA CGTGCCCTTCGAGgtcacactgattacattcattgTCTGGCTCTTCGGGAAAGAAGTCCTGAAGTGCTGTCTGGGGGTGAAGATGGCACAGTTCGTCTTTGGG ATCTTCGTACAGGTGAGGAAGTTCAGACCATTGAAGTTTACAGACATGAG gaGTGTGCCAGACCCCAGAATGGGAAATGGATTGGATGTTTAGCAACTGACTCGGACTGGATG GTATGTGGAGGAGGCCCTGCTCTTACCCTTTGGCACCTTCGGTCTGCCACACCCACAACAGTGTTTCCACTTAGGGCTCCACAGAAACATGTAACCTTTTATCAAGACCTG ATCCTCTCAGCAGGACAGGGACCCTGTGTGAACCAGTGGCAGCTGAGTGGGGAGCTGAAAGCCCAGGTACCTGGCTCCTCACCCAGCCTACTTAGTCTTAGCCTCAACCAGCAGCCTGCTGCACCAGAGTGCAAG GTTCTGACAGCTGCAGGAAATAGCTGTAGAGTTGATGTCTTCACTAACCTGGGATATCGagccttctccctctccttttcttga
- the THOC6 gene encoding THO complex subunit 6 homolog isoform X3, whose protein sequence is MTPVSAPPQMEVQRALERLHMTIFSQSVSPCGKFLAAGNNYGQIAIFSLSAALSSEAKEESKKPLVTFVAHDGPVYSLVSTDRHLLSAGDGEVKAWLWGEIIKKGCKEVWSRHPPYRSSLEVPEINALLLNPKENSLLLAGGDCQLHTMDLETGSFTRALRGHTDYIHCLALRERSPEVLSGGEDGTVRLWDLRTGEEVQTIEVYRHEECARPQNGKWIGCLATDSDWMVCGGGPALTLWHLRSATPTTVFPLRAPQKHVTFYQDLVLTAAGNSCRVDVFTNLGYRAFSLSFS, encoded by the exons ATGACACCAGTGTCTGCTCCTCCCCAGATGGAGGTACAGAGGGCTTTGGAGCGGCTGCACATGACAATTTTCTCCCAGAGTGTTTCCCCCTGTGGCAAGTTCTTAGCAGCAGGGAACAACTACGGGCAGATTGCCATCTTCAG TTTATCAGCTGCTTTGAGCTCAGAGGccaaagaggaaagtaagaagcCATTGGTGACCTTTGTAG CCCATGATGGACCAGTGTACAGCCTGGTCTCAACAGACCGACATTTGCTCAGTGCAGGGGATGGTGAAGTGAAAGCCTGGCTTTGGGGAGAGATCATAAAGAAG GGCTGTAAGGAAGTATGGAGCCGACACCCCCCATACAG GAGCAGCCTAGAAGTTCCTGAAATCAATGCTTTGCTGCTTAACCCTAAG GAGAATTCCCTCCTCTTGGCAGGAGGTGACTGCCAACTTCATACTATGGATCTGGAGACCGGGTCATTCACA CGTGCCCTTCGAGgtcacactgattacattcattgTCTGGCTCTTCGGGAAAGAAGTCCTGAAGTGCTGTCTGGGGGTGAAGATGGCACAGTTCGTCTTTGGG ATCTTCGTACAGGTGAGGAAGTTCAGACCATTGAAGTTTACAGACATGAG gaGTGTGCCAGACCCCAGAATGGGAAATGGATTGGATGTTTAGCAACTGACTCGGACTGGATG GTATGTGGAGGAGGCCCTGCTCTTACCCTTTGGCACCTTCGGTCTGCCACACCCACAACAGTGTTTCCACTTAGGGCTCCACAGAAACATGTAACCTTTTATCAAGACCTG GTTCTGACAGCTGCAGGAAATAGCTGTAGAGTTGATGTCTTCACTAACCTGGGATATCGagccttctccctctccttttcttga
- the HCFC1R1 gene encoding host cell factor C1 regulator 1 has protein sequence MILQPPMDLGRPAGAQKDPREAQGPDRTLDACSLPQGIQPQSTSQLLEEDQDSLQKHFLSEDNMISHFSHLSLDNDHPCCGPSVAFSMGTPAPPVIRPLEDSLYSTGDLGVLCPSLLLALNPHSELLLWQYPGNQIPETLRLLRLGGSQVYQNHNPHSGEAMEL, from the exons ATGATCCTTCAGCCGCCCATGGATCTGGGCCGCCCGGCCGGGGCCCAGAAAGACCCCAGGGAAGCACAAGGGCCAGACAGGACTCTGGATGCCTG CTCCCTTCCCCAAGGAATTCAGCCCCAGAGCACCAGTCAATTGCTGGAGGAGGATCA ggacTCTCTTCAGAAGCATTTTCTGTCTGAGGACAACATGATCTCCCATTTTTCCCACCTCAGCCTGGACAATGATCACCCCTGCTGTGGCCCATCAGTAGCTTTCTCCATGGGCACTCCAGCCCCACCTGTGATCAG GCCTTTGGAAGACTCTCTTTACTCAACTGGGGATCTTGGGGTCCTCTGCCCCAGCCTCCTGCTGGCCCT GAATCCCCACTCAGAGCTTCTGCTTTGGCAATATCCAGGAAATCAAATCCCAGAAACCCTTCGTCTGCTGAGACTGGGGGGCTCCCAGGTATACCAGAATCACAACCCCCATAGTGGGGAGGCAATGGAACTCTAA
- the THOC6 gene encoding THO complex subunit 6 homolog isoform X2, with protein sequence MTPVSAPPQMEVQRALERLHMTIFSQSVSPCGKFLAAGNNYGQIAIFSLSAALSSEAKEESKKPLVTFVAHDGPVYSLVSTDRHLLSAGDGEVKAWLWGEIIKKGCKEVWSRHPPYRSSLEVPEINALLLNPKENSLLLAGGDCQLHTMDLETGSFTRALRGHTDYIHCLALRERSPEVLSGGEDGTVRLWDLRTGEEVQTIEVYRHEECARPQNGKWIGCLATDSDWMVCGGGPALTLWHLRSATPTTVFPLRAPQKHVTFYQDLILSAGQGPCVNQWQLSGELKAQVPGSSPSLLSLSLNQQPAAPECKVLTAAGNSCRVDVFTNLGYRAFSLSFS encoded by the exons ATGACACCAGTGTCTGCTCCTCCCCAGATGGAGGTACAGAGGGCTTTGGAGCGGCTGCACATGACAATTTTCTCCCAGAGTGTTTCCCCCTGTGGCAAGTTCTTAGCAGCAGGGAACAACTACGGGCAGATTGCCATCTTCAG TTTATCAGCTGCTTTGAGCTCAGAGGccaaagaggaaagtaagaagcCATTGGTGACCTTTGTAG CCCATGATGGACCAGTGTACAGCCTGGTCTCAACAGACCGACATTTGCTCAGTGCAGGGGATGGTGAAGTGAAAGCCTGGCTTTGGGGAGAGATCATAAAGAAG GGCTGTAAGGAAGTATGGAGCCGACACCCCCCATACAG GAGCAGCCTAGAAGTTCCTGAAATCAATGCTTTGCTGCTTAACCCTAAG GAGAATTCCCTCCTCTTGGCAGGAGGTGACTGCCAACTTCATACTATGGATCTGGAGACCGGGTCATTCACA CGTGCCCTTCGAGgtcacactgattacattcattgTCTGGCTCTTCGGGAAAGAAGTCCTGAAGTGCTGTCTGGGGGTGAAGATGGCACAGTTCGTCTTTGGG ATCTTCGTACAGGTGAGGAAGTTCAGACCATTGAAGTTTACAGACATGAG gaGTGTGCCAGACCCCAGAATGGGAAATGGATTGGATGTTTAGCAACTGACTCGGACTGGATG GTATGTGGAGGAGGCCCTGCTCTTACCCTTTGGCACCTTCGGTCTGCCACACCCACAACAGTGTTTCCACTTAGGGCTCCACAGAAACATGTAACCTTTTATCAAGACCTG ATCCTCTCAGCAGGACAGGGACCCTGTGTGAACCAGTGGCAGCTGAGTGGGGAGCTGAAAGCCCAGGTACCTGGCTCCTCACCCAGCCTACTTAGTCTTAGCCTCAACCAGCAGCCTGCTGCACCAGAGTGCAAG GTTCTGACAGCTGCAGGAAATAGCTGTAGAGTTGATGTCTTCACTAACCTGGGATATCGagccttctccctctccttttcttga